A window of Exiguobacterium sp. FSL W8-0210 contains these coding sequences:
- a CDS encoding SDR family oxidoreductase yields the protein MYESLKGKVAIVTGGSMGIGEAVIRRYAEEGMRVVINYRSHPEEAKKIAESIKEQGGEALIVQGDVSKEDDMINLVKETVAHFGQLDVFVNNAGIEMPSASHEMSLEDWQKVIDVNLTGAFLGAREALKYFVEHDVKGSIINMSSVHEIIPWPTFVHYAASKGGVKLMTQTLAMEYAPKGIRVNAIGPGAINTPINAEKFEDPEQRKEVESMIPMGNIGKPEEISAVAAWLASDEASYVTGITLFADGGMTLYPSFQAGRG from the coding sequence ATGTATGAAAGTTTAAAAGGAAAAGTCGCCATCGTAACAGGTGGATCAATGGGAATCGGTGAAGCTGTCATTCGCCGCTATGCAGAAGAAGGCATGCGTGTCGTCATCAACTACCGCAGTCACCCGGAAGAAGCGAAGAAAATCGCTGAATCTATTAAAGAACAGGGTGGCGAAGCCCTGATCGTCCAAGGAGATGTCTCGAAGGAAGACGATATGATCAACCTCGTCAAAGAGACTGTCGCACACTTTGGTCAGTTAGATGTTTTCGTCAATAATGCGGGAATCGAGATGCCGTCAGCATCTCATGAAATGTCACTCGAAGACTGGCAAAAAGTCATCGACGTCAACTTAACAGGTGCATTCCTCGGTGCGCGTGAAGCACTGAAGTACTTCGTCGAACACGATGTCAAAGGTAGCATCATCAACATGTCGAGTGTTCATGAAATCATTCCATGGCCAACGTTCGTCCACTACGCTGCGAGTAAAGGTGGCGTCAAATTGATGACACAAACTCTTGCGATGGAATATGCACCAAAAGGCATTCGGGTCAATGCGATTGGACCTGGTGCGATCAATACACCGATCAATGCTGAAAAATTCGAAGATCCGGAACAACGAAAAGAAGTCGAGAGCATGATTCCAATGGGCAATATCGGAAAACCCGAGGAAATTTCAGCCGTTGCCGCATGGCTTGCATCTGACGAAGCAAGTTATGTTACAGGTATCACACTCTTTGCGGACGGCGGGATGACACTTTATCCGTCGTTCCAAGCAGGACGCGGTTAA
- a CDS encoding GRP family sugar transporter yields the protein MDILIAIVPALMWGSLPLVVSKIGGSTAQQIIGTTLGALLFAIVTFFFVSPELSTTAWVAGFFSGAFWALGQKNQFAAFRQMGVSKTMPISTGMQLVGTSLFGVLAFGEWSTTTALILGISALVLIIAGAAFTSYKEDKSKEDENIGKGLTLLLISTVGYVGYVVIARWFDINGWEAVLPQAVGMVVSAILLSLREGDLFTKKTAGNTVGGLMWAVGNVALLFATAKVGVATSFSLSQTGVVISTIGGVLLLKETKTKKEMTFVIIGCILVVAGGIMIGFTKQ from the coding sequence ATTGATATTTTAATTGCCATCGTTCCTGCATTGATGTGGGGATCGTTGCCGCTCGTCGTCTCGAAAATCGGAGGTTCAACGGCGCAACAAATTATCGGTACGACTCTGGGTGCGTTGCTTTTCGCGATCGTCACCTTCTTTTTTGTCAGCCCAGAGCTGTCGACGACTGCTTGGGTCGCCGGATTCTTTTCTGGTGCTTTCTGGGCGCTCGGTCAAAAAAATCAGTTTGCTGCCTTTCGTCAGATGGGTGTCTCAAAGACGATGCCAATCTCAACAGGAATGCAACTCGTCGGAACATCATTGTTCGGTGTTCTCGCTTTCGGAGAGTGGTCAACGACAACTGCGTTGATTCTCGGAATCAGTGCCCTTGTATTGATCATTGCCGGAGCAGCTTTCACGTCTTACAAGGAAGATAAGAGTAAAGAAGATGAGAATATAGGAAAAGGTCTGACGCTCCTCCTCATCTCGACTGTCGGGTATGTCGGCTACGTCGTCATTGCCCGTTGGTTCGATATCAATGGCTGGGAAGCAGTCTTACCACAAGCTGTCGGGATGGTCGTGAGTGCGATTCTTCTTTCTTTACGAGAAGGAGATCTCTTCACGAAAAAAACAGCCGGCAATACGGTTGGTGGACTCATGTGGGCTGTCGGGAACGTCGCTTTACTGTTTGCCACAGCAAAAGTCGGGGTCGCGACGAGCTTCTCCCTCTCCCAAACAGGGGTCGTCATCTCAACGATTGGCGGTGTCCTCTTACTGAAAGAAACGAAGACAAAGAAAGAGATGACCTTTGTCATCATCGGTTGTATTTTAGTCGTTGCCGGCGGAATCATGATTGGATTTACGAAACAATAA